The proteins below come from a single Epinephelus moara isolate mb chromosome 19, YSFRI_EMoa_1.0, whole genome shotgun sequence genomic window:
- the lrrfip2 gene encoding leucine-rich repeat flightless-interacting protein 2 isoform X2 encodes MGTQGSGRKRAPLKDRFSAEDEALSSIAREAEARLAAKRAARAEARDIRMRELERQQKEADSEKARGSSSSISSSRHRRGLDDDVTSVRSYRSTSSSIRDSGSKSRSSSRRKDLLSDGLSTSSALKSSRSTSSVYNDLHGHKRSSSSSSKKDLLTGLYHDQRNYSSLTKTKATPPPSTSTYQPRATTSSSSTTGTALPRSYSMASIYDDTGLYGSGYSSRAPSEYSWYSSGASSTRSSPVSSDDDTVSSVSQENFRRGRRDSASSDFSDISESAADYFSRTNRRGSIVSDLDDLSIPDLDALDEKCDKQYSDFSRPSSRCATPGLSAATLASLGGTSSRRGSTDTGSAYDPDTSLSELRDIYELKDQIQDVEGRYMQGLKELKESLAEVEEKYKKAMVSNAQLDNDKGNLIYQVDTLKDVIEEMEEQMAEMKRELEDKSKELERQKHTCTVLQHKQEELKEGIRQRDELIEESQRMQTKLDALTREVFDLQETINWKDKKIGALERQKEYFDCIRNERDELRDELADIKGKAKAGEKHGLVIIPDGTPNGDVNHEPLSSGITVVSQEAAQVLESAGEGPLDVRLRKLAEEKDELLAQIRKLKNQLEEERQKHSKMDSAYTDGERMENGTDLHIIEMQRDANRQISEYKFKLSKAEQEIGTMEQNINRLEGQVSRYKASADNSEKVEDELKAEKRKLQRELRTALDKIEEMEMTNNHLVKRLEKMKANRNALLSQQ; translated from the exons GCAGAGGCGAGGCTTGCAGCAAAGAGGGCGGCGCGAGCGGAGGCCAGGGATATTCGCATGAGGGAACTTGAACGGCAGCAAAAAGAG GCTGACTCAGAAAAAGCCAGAGGCTCTAGTAGTAGTATATCCAGCAGCCGTCATCGCCGG GGGCTGGATGATGATGTCACGTCAGTCCGCAGCTACAGG tcAACCTCATCATCGATTCGTGACTCGGGGTCAAAGAGTCGATCCAGTTCCCGTAGAAAAGATTTGTTG TCTGATGGCCTCTCCACTAGCTCCGCTCTGAAGAGTTCCCGCTCCACT AGCTCTGTGTACAATGACCTGCATGGCCATAAAAGGTCTTCATCCAGCTCCTCGAAGAAGGACCTGCTG ACTGGACTTTACCATGATCAAAGGAACTACAGCAGCCTAACGAAGACCAAAGCAACGCCTCCTCCCTCCACTTCCACCTATCAGCCTCGG GCCACCACTTCCTCGTCCTCCACCACTGGCACGGCGCTGCCTCGCAGCTACAGCATG GCCTCTATTTATGATGACACCGGTCTGTATGGCTCAGGATACAGTTCAAGAGCT CCCTCTGAATACAGCTGGTACTCCTCTGGAGCCAGCTCCACCCGTAGCAGCCCTGTG TCTTCAGATGATGACACTGTCAGCAGCGTGTCCCAGGAAAACTTCAGGAGAGGCCGCAGGGACAGTGCG TCGTCTGATTTCTCAGACATTAGCGAGTCTGCTGCTGATTATTTCAGCCGCACCAACCGAAGAGGCAGTATTGTGTCTGACCTCGATGATTTGAGCATTCCAGATCTGGACGCT CTGGATGAAAAATGTGACAAGCAGTATTCAGATTTTAGTCGG CCATCCTCCCGCTGTGCCACCCCAGGCCTCTCAGCAGCCACGTTGGCATCACTGGGTGGCACCTCGTCACGACGGGGCAGCACAGACACGGGTAGCGCCTATGACCCCGACACCAGTCTCAGTGAACTTAGG GATATCTATGAACTAAAGGACCAGATTCAGGATGTAGAAGGGCGGTACATGCAAGGGCTTAAAGAGCTGAAG GAGTCActtgcagaggtggaggagaaatATAAGAAAGCCATGGTATCAAACGCACAGCTGGACAACGACAAAGGCAACCTCATCTATCAAGTGGACACACTAAAGGACGTCatagaggagatggaggagcaAATGgctgagatgaagagggagctggaAGACAAGTCAAAG GAACTAGAAAGACAaaagcacacatgcacagtccTGCAGCATAAACAGGAAGAACTGAAAGAGGGAATTCGCCAGAGAGATGAGCTTATAGAG GAGAGCCAGCGAATGCAGACTAAGTTAGATGCCCTCACCAGAGAGGTGTTTGACCTGCAGGAAACGATAAACTGGAAGGACAAAAAGATTGGG GCCCTAGAGAGGCAGAAAGAGTACTTTGATTGCATTAGGAATGAGAGAGACGAGCTCAGAGATGAGCTTGCTGACATCAAGGGGAAGGCCAAAGCAGGAGAG AAGCACGGGCTGGTCATCATCCCAGACGGCACACCAAACGGAGATGTCAACCATGAGCCTCTGTCCTCAGGGATCACTGTGGTCTCCCAGGAGGCCGCTCAGGTGCTGGAGTCTGCAGGAGAGGGCCCACTGG ATGTCAGGCTACGGAAGTTGGCAGAGGAGAAAGATGAACTGTTGGCTCAGATTAGGAAACTGAAGaatcagctggaggaggagagacagaaacactcAAAGATGGACAGTGCATACACAGATGGGGAGAGGATGGAGAACGGTACAGACCTGCACATTATTGAGATGCAGA gGGATGCCAACAGACAGATTAGTGAATACAAATTCAAGCTTTCTAAGGCAGAACAGGAAATAGGTACAATGGAACAAAAT ATTAACAGACTTGAAGGGCAAGTGTCAAGGTACAAGGCATCAGCAGACAACTCAGAGAAAGTAGAAGACGAACTCAAAGCAGAAAAACGGAAACTTCAAAGAGAG CTGCGCACAGCTCTAGATAAGATCGAGGAAATGGAGATGACCAACAACCACCTAGTAAAGCGCCTCGAGAAGATGAAGGCCAACAGGAATGCCCTTCTGTCACAGCAGTGA
- the lrrfip2 gene encoding leucine-rich repeat flightless-interacting protein 2 isoform X8 has protein sequence MGTQGSGRKRAPLKDRFSAEDEALSSIAREAEARLAAKRAARAEARDIRMRELERQQKEADSEKARGSSSSISSSRHRRGLDDDVTSVRSYRSDGLSTSSALKSSRSTSSVYNDLHGHKRSSSSSSKKDLLTGLYHDQRNYSSLTKTKATPPPSTSTYQPRATTSSSSTTGTALPRSYSMASIYDDTGLYGSGYSSRAPSEYSWYSSGASSTRSSPVSSDDDTVSSVSQENFRRGRRDSASSDFSDISESAADYFSRTNRRGSIVSDLDDLSIPDLDALDEKCDKQYSDFSRPSSRCATPGLSAATLASLGGTSSRRGSTDTGSAYDPDTSLSELRDIYELKDQIQDVEGRYMQGLKELKESLAEVEEKYKKAMVSNAQLDNDKGNLIYQVDTLKDVIEEMEEQMAEMKRELEDKSKELERQKHTCTVLQHKQEELKEGIRQRDELIEESQRMQTKLDALTREVFDLQETINWKDKKIGALERQKEYFDCIRNERDELRDELADIKGKAKAGEKHGLVIIPDGTPNGDVNHEPLSSGITVVSQEAAQVLESAGEGPLDVRLRKLAEEKDELLAQIRKLKNQLEEERQKHSKMDSAYTDGERMENGTDLHIIEMQRDANRQISEYKFKLSKAEQEIGTMEQNINRLEGQVSRYKASADNSEKVEDELKAEKRKLQRELRTALDKIEEMEMTNNHLVKRLEKMKANRNALLSQQ, from the exons GCAGAGGCGAGGCTTGCAGCAAAGAGGGCGGCGCGAGCGGAGGCCAGGGATATTCGCATGAGGGAACTTGAACGGCAGCAAAAAGAG GCTGACTCAGAAAAAGCCAGAGGCTCTAGTAGTAGTATATCCAGCAGCCGTCATCGCCGG GGGCTGGATGATGATGTCACGTCAGTCCGCAGCTACAGG TCTGATGGCCTCTCCACTAGCTCCGCTCTGAAGAGTTCCCGCTCCACT AGCTCTGTGTACAATGACCTGCATGGCCATAAAAGGTCTTCATCCAGCTCCTCGAAGAAGGACCTGCTG ACTGGACTTTACCATGATCAAAGGAACTACAGCAGCCTAACGAAGACCAAAGCAACGCCTCCTCCCTCCACTTCCACCTATCAGCCTCGG GCCACCACTTCCTCGTCCTCCACCACTGGCACGGCGCTGCCTCGCAGCTACAGCATG GCCTCTATTTATGATGACACCGGTCTGTATGGCTCAGGATACAGTTCAAGAGCT CCCTCTGAATACAGCTGGTACTCCTCTGGAGCCAGCTCCACCCGTAGCAGCCCTGTG TCTTCAGATGATGACACTGTCAGCAGCGTGTCCCAGGAAAACTTCAGGAGAGGCCGCAGGGACAGTGCG TCGTCTGATTTCTCAGACATTAGCGAGTCTGCTGCTGATTATTTCAGCCGCACCAACCGAAGAGGCAGTATTGTGTCTGACCTCGATGATTTGAGCATTCCAGATCTGGACGCT CTGGATGAAAAATGTGACAAGCAGTATTCAGATTTTAGTCGG CCATCCTCCCGCTGTGCCACCCCAGGCCTCTCAGCAGCCACGTTGGCATCACTGGGTGGCACCTCGTCACGACGGGGCAGCACAGACACGGGTAGCGCCTATGACCCCGACACCAGTCTCAGTGAACTTAGG GATATCTATGAACTAAAGGACCAGATTCAGGATGTAGAAGGGCGGTACATGCAAGGGCTTAAAGAGCTGAAG GAGTCActtgcagaggtggaggagaaatATAAGAAAGCCATGGTATCAAACGCACAGCTGGACAACGACAAAGGCAACCTCATCTATCAAGTGGACACACTAAAGGACGTCatagaggagatggaggagcaAATGgctgagatgaagagggagctggaAGACAAGTCAAAG GAACTAGAAAGACAaaagcacacatgcacagtccTGCAGCATAAACAGGAAGAACTGAAAGAGGGAATTCGCCAGAGAGATGAGCTTATAGAG GAGAGCCAGCGAATGCAGACTAAGTTAGATGCCCTCACCAGAGAGGTGTTTGACCTGCAGGAAACGATAAACTGGAAGGACAAAAAGATTGGG GCCCTAGAGAGGCAGAAAGAGTACTTTGATTGCATTAGGAATGAGAGAGACGAGCTCAGAGATGAGCTTGCTGACATCAAGGGGAAGGCCAAAGCAGGAGAG AAGCACGGGCTGGTCATCATCCCAGACGGCACACCAAACGGAGATGTCAACCATGAGCCTCTGTCCTCAGGGATCACTGTGGTCTCCCAGGAGGCCGCTCAGGTGCTGGAGTCTGCAGGAGAGGGCCCACTGG ATGTCAGGCTACGGAAGTTGGCAGAGGAGAAAGATGAACTGTTGGCTCAGATTAGGAAACTGAAGaatcagctggaggaggagagacagaaacactcAAAGATGGACAGTGCATACACAGATGGGGAGAGGATGGAGAACGGTACAGACCTGCACATTATTGAGATGCAGA gGGATGCCAACAGACAGATTAGTGAATACAAATTCAAGCTTTCTAAGGCAGAACAGGAAATAGGTACAATGGAACAAAAT ATTAACAGACTTGAAGGGCAAGTGTCAAGGTACAAGGCATCAGCAGACAACTCAGAGAAAGTAGAAGACGAACTCAAAGCAGAAAAACGGAAACTTCAAAGAGAG CTGCGCACAGCTCTAGATAAGATCGAGGAAATGGAGATGACCAACAACCACCTAGTAAAGCGCCTCGAGAAGATGAAGGCCAACAGGAATGCCCTTCTGTCACAGCAGTGA
- the lrrfip2 gene encoding leucine-rich repeat flightless-interacting protein 2 isoform X16, producing the protein MGTQGSGRKRAPLKDRFSAEDEALSSIAREAEARLAAKRAARAEARDIRMRELERQQKELDEKCDKQYSDFSRPSSRCATPGLSAATLASLGGTSSRRGSTDTGSAYDPDTSLSELRESLAEVEEKYKKAMVSNAQLDNDKGNLIYQVDTLKDVIEEMEEQMAEMKRELEDKSKELERQKHTCTVLQHKQEELKEGIRQRDELIEESQRMQTKLDALTREVFDLQETINWKDKKIGALERQKEYFDCIRNERDELRDELADIKGKAKAGEKHGLVIIPDGTPNGDVNHEPLSSGITVVSQEAAQVLESAGEGPLDVRLRKLAEEKDELLAQIRKLKNQLEEERQKHSKMDSAYTDGERMENGTDLHIIEMQRDANRQISEYKFKLSKAEQEIGTMEQNINRLEGQVSRYKASADNSEKVEDELKAEKRKLQRELRTALDKIEEMEMTNNHLVKRLEKMKANRNALLSQQ; encoded by the exons GCAGAGGCGAGGCTTGCAGCAAAGAGGGCGGCGCGAGCGGAGGCCAGGGATATTCGCATGAGGGAACTTGAACGGCAGCAAAAAGAG CTGGATGAAAAATGTGACAAGCAGTATTCAGATTTTAGTCGG CCATCCTCCCGCTGTGCCACCCCAGGCCTCTCAGCAGCCACGTTGGCATCACTGGGTGGCACCTCGTCACGACGGGGCAGCACAGACACGGGTAGCGCCTATGACCCCGACACCAGTCTCAGTGAACTTAGG GAGTCActtgcagaggtggaggagaaatATAAGAAAGCCATGGTATCAAACGCACAGCTGGACAACGACAAAGGCAACCTCATCTATCAAGTGGACACACTAAAGGACGTCatagaggagatggaggagcaAATGgctgagatgaagagggagctggaAGACAAGTCAAAG GAACTAGAAAGACAaaagcacacatgcacagtccTGCAGCATAAACAGGAAGAACTGAAAGAGGGAATTCGCCAGAGAGATGAGCTTATAGAG GAGAGCCAGCGAATGCAGACTAAGTTAGATGCCCTCACCAGAGAGGTGTTTGACCTGCAGGAAACGATAAACTGGAAGGACAAAAAGATTGGG GCCCTAGAGAGGCAGAAAGAGTACTTTGATTGCATTAGGAATGAGAGAGACGAGCTCAGAGATGAGCTTGCTGACATCAAGGGGAAGGCCAAAGCAGGAGAG AAGCACGGGCTGGTCATCATCCCAGACGGCACACCAAACGGAGATGTCAACCATGAGCCTCTGTCCTCAGGGATCACTGTGGTCTCCCAGGAGGCCGCTCAGGTGCTGGAGTCTGCAGGAGAGGGCCCACTGG ATGTCAGGCTACGGAAGTTGGCAGAGGAGAAAGATGAACTGTTGGCTCAGATTAGGAAACTGAAGaatcagctggaggaggagagacagaaacactcAAAGATGGACAGTGCATACACAGATGGGGAGAGGATGGAGAACGGTACAGACCTGCACATTATTGAGATGCAGA gGGATGCCAACAGACAGATTAGTGAATACAAATTCAAGCTTTCTAAGGCAGAACAGGAAATAGGTACAATGGAACAAAAT ATTAACAGACTTGAAGGGCAAGTGTCAAGGTACAAGGCATCAGCAGACAACTCAGAGAAAGTAGAAGACGAACTCAAAGCAGAAAAACGGAAACTTCAAAGAGAG CTGCGCACAGCTCTAGATAAGATCGAGGAAATGGAGATGACCAACAACCACCTAGTAAAGCGCCTCGAGAAGATGAAGGCCAACAGGAATGCCCTTCTGTCACAGCAGTGA
- the lrrfip2 gene encoding leucine-rich repeat flightless-interacting protein 2 isoform X17, whose protein sequence is MGTQGSGRKRAPLKDRFSAEDEALSSIAREAEARLAAKRAARAEARDIRMRELERQQKELDEKCDKQYSDFSRPSSRCATPGLSAATLASLGGTSSRRGSTDTGSAYDPDTSLSELRDIYELKDQIQDVEGRYMQGLKELKESLAEVEEKYKKAMVSNAQLDNDKGNLIYQVDTLKDVIEEMEEQMAEMKRELEDKSKELERQKHTCTVLQHKQEELKEGIRQRDELIEALERQKEYFDCIRNERDELRDELADIKGKAKAGEKHGLVIIPDGTPNGDVNHEPLSSGITVVSQEAAQVLESAGEGPLDVRLRKLAEEKDELLAQIRKLKNQLEEERQKHSKMDSAYTDGERMENGTDLHIIEMQRDANRQISEYKFKLSKAEQEIGTMEQNINRLEGQVSRYKASADNSEKVEDELKAEKRKLQRELRTALDKIEEMEMTNNHLVKRLEKMKANRNALLSQQ, encoded by the exons GCAGAGGCGAGGCTTGCAGCAAAGAGGGCGGCGCGAGCGGAGGCCAGGGATATTCGCATGAGGGAACTTGAACGGCAGCAAAAAGAG CTGGATGAAAAATGTGACAAGCAGTATTCAGATTTTAGTCGG CCATCCTCCCGCTGTGCCACCCCAGGCCTCTCAGCAGCCACGTTGGCATCACTGGGTGGCACCTCGTCACGACGGGGCAGCACAGACACGGGTAGCGCCTATGACCCCGACACCAGTCTCAGTGAACTTAGG GATATCTATGAACTAAAGGACCAGATTCAGGATGTAGAAGGGCGGTACATGCAAGGGCTTAAAGAGCTGAAG GAGTCActtgcagaggtggaggagaaatATAAGAAAGCCATGGTATCAAACGCACAGCTGGACAACGACAAAGGCAACCTCATCTATCAAGTGGACACACTAAAGGACGTCatagaggagatggaggagcaAATGgctgagatgaagagggagctggaAGACAAGTCAAAG GAACTAGAAAGACAaaagcacacatgcacagtccTGCAGCATAAACAGGAAGAACTGAAAGAGGGAATTCGCCAGAGAGATGAGCTTATAGAG GCCCTAGAGAGGCAGAAAGAGTACTTTGATTGCATTAGGAATGAGAGAGACGAGCTCAGAGATGAGCTTGCTGACATCAAGGGGAAGGCCAAAGCAGGAGAG AAGCACGGGCTGGTCATCATCCCAGACGGCACACCAAACGGAGATGTCAACCATGAGCCTCTGTCCTCAGGGATCACTGTGGTCTCCCAGGAGGCCGCTCAGGTGCTGGAGTCTGCAGGAGAGGGCCCACTGG ATGTCAGGCTACGGAAGTTGGCAGAGGAGAAAGATGAACTGTTGGCTCAGATTAGGAAACTGAAGaatcagctggaggaggagagacagaaacactcAAAGATGGACAGTGCATACACAGATGGGGAGAGGATGGAGAACGGTACAGACCTGCACATTATTGAGATGCAGA gGGATGCCAACAGACAGATTAGTGAATACAAATTCAAGCTTTCTAAGGCAGAACAGGAAATAGGTACAATGGAACAAAAT ATTAACAGACTTGAAGGGCAAGTGTCAAGGTACAAGGCATCAGCAGACAACTCAGAGAAAGTAGAAGACGAACTCAAAGCAGAAAAACGGAAACTTCAAAGAGAG CTGCGCACAGCTCTAGATAAGATCGAGGAAATGGAGATGACCAACAACCACCTAGTAAAGCGCCTCGAGAAGATGAAGGCCAACAGGAATGCCCTTCTGTCACAGCAGTGA
- the lrrfip2 gene encoding leucine-rich repeat flightless-interacting protein 2 isoform X19 translates to MGTQGSGRKRAPLKDRFSAEDEALSSIAREAEARLAAKRAARAEARDIRMRELERQQKELDEKCDKQYSDFSRPSSRCATPGLSAATLASLGGTSSRRGSTDTGSAYDPDTSLSELRDIYELKDQIQDVEGRYMQGLKELKESLAEVEEKYKKAMVSNAQLDNDKGNLIYQVDTLKDVIEEMEEQMAEMKRELEDKSKELERQKHTCTVLQHKQEELKEGIRQRDELIEKHGLVIIPDGTPNGDVNHEPLSSGITVVSQEAAQVLESAGEGPLDVRLRKLAEEKDELLAQIRKLKNQLEEERQKHSKMDSAYTDGERMENGTDLHIIEMQRDANRQISEYKFKLSKAEQEIGTMEQNINRLEGQVSRYKASADNSEKVEDELKAEKRKLQRELRTALDKIEEMEMTNNHLVKRLEKMKANRNALLSQQ, encoded by the exons GCAGAGGCGAGGCTTGCAGCAAAGAGGGCGGCGCGAGCGGAGGCCAGGGATATTCGCATGAGGGAACTTGAACGGCAGCAAAAAGAG CTGGATGAAAAATGTGACAAGCAGTATTCAGATTTTAGTCGG CCATCCTCCCGCTGTGCCACCCCAGGCCTCTCAGCAGCCACGTTGGCATCACTGGGTGGCACCTCGTCACGACGGGGCAGCACAGACACGGGTAGCGCCTATGACCCCGACACCAGTCTCAGTGAACTTAGG GATATCTATGAACTAAAGGACCAGATTCAGGATGTAGAAGGGCGGTACATGCAAGGGCTTAAAGAGCTGAAG GAGTCActtgcagaggtggaggagaaatATAAGAAAGCCATGGTATCAAACGCACAGCTGGACAACGACAAAGGCAACCTCATCTATCAAGTGGACACACTAAAGGACGTCatagaggagatggaggagcaAATGgctgagatgaagagggagctggaAGACAAGTCAAAG GAACTAGAAAGACAaaagcacacatgcacagtccTGCAGCATAAACAGGAAGAACTGAAAGAGGGAATTCGCCAGAGAGATGAGCTTATAGAG AAGCACGGGCTGGTCATCATCCCAGACGGCACACCAAACGGAGATGTCAACCATGAGCCTCTGTCCTCAGGGATCACTGTGGTCTCCCAGGAGGCCGCTCAGGTGCTGGAGTCTGCAGGAGAGGGCCCACTGG ATGTCAGGCTACGGAAGTTGGCAGAGGAGAAAGATGAACTGTTGGCTCAGATTAGGAAACTGAAGaatcagctggaggaggagagacagaaacactcAAAGATGGACAGTGCATACACAGATGGGGAGAGGATGGAGAACGGTACAGACCTGCACATTATTGAGATGCAGA gGGATGCCAACAGACAGATTAGTGAATACAAATTCAAGCTTTCTAAGGCAGAACAGGAAATAGGTACAATGGAACAAAAT ATTAACAGACTTGAAGGGCAAGTGTCAAGGTACAAGGCATCAGCAGACAACTCAGAGAAAGTAGAAGACGAACTCAAAGCAGAAAAACGGAAACTTCAAAGAGAG CTGCGCACAGCTCTAGATAAGATCGAGGAAATGGAGATGACCAACAACCACCTAGTAAAGCGCCTCGAGAAGATGAAGGCCAACAGGAATGCCCTTCTGTCACAGCAGTGA
- the lrrfip2 gene encoding leucine-rich repeat flightless-interacting protein 2 isoform X20, producing the protein MGTQGSGRKRAPLKDRFSAEDEALSSIAREAEARLAAKRAARAEARDIRMRELERQQKELDEKCDKQYSDFSRPSSRCATPGLSAATLASLGGTSSRRGSTDTGSAYDPDTSLSELRESLAEVEEKYKKAMVSNAQLDNDKGNLIYQVDTLKDVIEEMEEQMAEMKRELEDKSKELERQKHTCTVLQHKQEELKEGIRQRDELIEKHGLVIIPDGTPNGDVNHEPLSSGITVVSQEAAQVLESAGEGPLDVRLRKLAEEKDELLAQIRKLKNQLEEERQKHSKMDSAYTDGERMENGTDLHIIEMQRDANRQISEYKFKLSKAEQEIGTMEQNINRLEGQVSRYKASADNSEKVEDELKAEKRKLQRELRTALDKIEEMEMTNNHLVKRLEKMKANRNALLSQQ; encoded by the exons GCAGAGGCGAGGCTTGCAGCAAAGAGGGCGGCGCGAGCGGAGGCCAGGGATATTCGCATGAGGGAACTTGAACGGCAGCAAAAAGAG CTGGATGAAAAATGTGACAAGCAGTATTCAGATTTTAGTCGG CCATCCTCCCGCTGTGCCACCCCAGGCCTCTCAGCAGCCACGTTGGCATCACTGGGTGGCACCTCGTCACGACGGGGCAGCACAGACACGGGTAGCGCCTATGACCCCGACACCAGTCTCAGTGAACTTAGG GAGTCActtgcagaggtggaggagaaatATAAGAAAGCCATGGTATCAAACGCACAGCTGGACAACGACAAAGGCAACCTCATCTATCAAGTGGACACACTAAAGGACGTCatagaggagatggaggagcaAATGgctgagatgaagagggagctggaAGACAAGTCAAAG GAACTAGAAAGACAaaagcacacatgcacagtccTGCAGCATAAACAGGAAGAACTGAAAGAGGGAATTCGCCAGAGAGATGAGCTTATAGAG AAGCACGGGCTGGTCATCATCCCAGACGGCACACCAAACGGAGATGTCAACCATGAGCCTCTGTCCTCAGGGATCACTGTGGTCTCCCAGGAGGCCGCTCAGGTGCTGGAGTCTGCAGGAGAGGGCCCACTGG ATGTCAGGCTACGGAAGTTGGCAGAGGAGAAAGATGAACTGTTGGCTCAGATTAGGAAACTGAAGaatcagctggaggaggagagacagaaacactcAAAGATGGACAGTGCATACACAGATGGGGAGAGGATGGAGAACGGTACAGACCTGCACATTATTGAGATGCAGA gGGATGCCAACAGACAGATTAGTGAATACAAATTCAAGCTTTCTAAGGCAGAACAGGAAATAGGTACAATGGAACAAAAT ATTAACAGACTTGAAGGGCAAGTGTCAAGGTACAAGGCATCAGCAGACAACTCAGAGAAAGTAGAAGACGAACTCAAAGCAGAAAAACGGAAACTTCAAAGAGAG CTGCGCACAGCTCTAGATAAGATCGAGGAAATGGAGATGACCAACAACCACCTAGTAAAGCGCCTCGAGAAGATGAAGGCCAACAGGAATGCCCTTCTGTCACAGCAGTGA